A window of Longimicrobium sp. genomic DNA:
GCCGAGCCTCCGAGTGACGACCCCGTAGACAGCCTGATGAACGTGGTCAGCGGGATTCGCGATCTCCCCAAGGAGACGAAGACGAGAGCCTGCAGAGACGCCGTCGACGCCATCCTCGCAGCCGTTGCACAGGCAGGAGTGATGATGCCGGCGGCGGCGTACCTCTCGATGATGCACCTCGATGCAATGCAGCGCAGGGAACCGACGAAGGCCCGAGCGCTGTAGCCGGTGTCTCCCCGAACATTAACCACGGATCTACTACATATGCCAGGCACATCGACCGCCCGTTCCAAGCGCACCGTCTCAGACTGGGCGGCCCCGCGCGGACGTGGTGCGAGCGCACGCGATATCGGCTCCAGCATCCGCTACCTCGGATCTAAGGCCCGAGTCGCCGGCGAGATCCTGCGGATCGTGGGCCCTCCGCCCAACCCGGGCTCATCCTTCGTGGACGCATTTGCCGGGACCGGCATCGTCGGCCGCGAGGCTGCAATGCAGGGCTGGTCCGTGCGCCTGAACGATCACCTCCTGTGCTCCAGCATCATGGCCGCGGGTGTGCTCGTCTCATCTTCGGAAGCAGCGTTCGATCTCTTCGGCGGGTACGCCGCAGCCGTTCGGATCTTGAACTCCTCCACGCCGGAGCAAGGTTTCCTCTGGCGCGAATACAGCCCTGCTTCCGCAGCCTTCGCCCCGGTCACGCGCACCTACTTCACCGAAGAGAACGCCGCGTTCATCGACGGCGCGAGGAAGTTGATCGCCCGCTGGTCCGCTGCCGGGTTGCTCACCTCGGCCGAGGAGCGGCTGCTCATCGCTGATTTGCTTGCCGCAGCGAGCCGGGTGGCCAACACGGCGGGGACGTTCGGTTGCTTCCTCCGCGAGTGGATGCCAAACGCGCTTCAGCCTGCCAAGTTGGTGACCCGCGATCTACTCTCCCACACGGGGAGAGTCGAGGTCCTCAACACGGATGTTCATAAGGTGCCGATGGGCCCTAGCGACGTGGCGTACTTCGATCCGCCGTACACCAAGCGTCAATACGCCGCGTACTACCACGTACTGGAAACCATCGCCCATGGCGACGAGCCGGTCGTTGACGGCGTGACAGGTCTCCGGCCATGGCGGGCGAAAGCCTCCGACTTCTGCTACCGTTCCCGCGCCCTGACGTCGATAAAGCGGCTGGTGGACGGGTGCTCAGCCCAGAGGATCCTTCTCTCCTACAGCTCCGAGGGACATGTCGACCTCGACAGCCTTCGCGTCGCGCTCGCGGGGCTCGGGGATCTGAAGGTGCATGCGCTCGGCGAGATCGGACGGTACGCACCCAACACCGAGGCGCGGCGCGCGGGGTCGACGGTGAGCGAGTACCTGCTCGAACTGAATAAACCGGAGGGGCGGTTGGAGCAGGCAGCGTGAGCGCGCCGAGGACAGTCGAGGAGAGCCTGCTCCAACCCGCCGAGCGGCTTCTCAACCGCATCACGTCCGGAGCGGGCGCCGAAACTAACCAGGCTCGCATCTCAATCCTTGAGGCCGCAGCCAGCCGCCTCGGCAGCTTCAACCTCTCGGGCTACCGGAGCATCGCTGGCGCGCAGCGACCCCTCTCCACCTCCGCATCGCTTGCGGCTGCGGACCAGCTCGTCACGAGTCTCCTCCGTCTGCCTTTCCATCCCTCCCTAGCGCTGACGGCACTCGCCCGGCCTGTACTCGGGACGTTAGATCGAAGAAAGACCGGAGCATACTACACCGATTACCGGCTCGCCCAGTATCTCGCCAGCCTCGTCGCGAGGCGAGAAGACCTCACCGTAATTGATCCCGCGTCCGGGACCGGCATCCTCCTAGTGGCCGTCGCGCTGCGGCTCTGCGGCAGCAACAGCGGCGCTCGATCCACCTTCGTGCGGAGGTGCGTGCACGCAGCGGATCTTTCCGAGGAAGCACTCCAGGGAGTCGCGCTGGCGCTCGCGTCCCTTACGTCGGACCTCGGCGCGGTCGAGGAGATGCTCCCGCGGCTGAAACGGACCGACAGCCTGCTGGATGGCCCAGCCGCATGGGCCAGGGAAGCTCCTGAGGGGTTCGGGCTGGTGATCGGCAACCCACCTTGGGAAAAGCTCAAGGTTACGCGCCACGAATTCGACGCGGCGAACGGCGCGGCGGTTCACTATGGGGCGGACCGGTTTTCAGACGCCGATGCCTCTCCCGCGCTCGCGGAGGAGAAGGAAAGGTTGGTGGCCTATCGCGACCAGGTTGCCGCCGGTCTCACGATGCAGGGCTCTGGCGAATCCGACCTCTACAAGGCCTTCCTGGAGCTCTCGCTGCAGCTCGCGGCACCAGGCGGGGAAGTCGCGCTTCTGCTCCCGGCCGGCCTTATCCGGTCACAGGGCACCGGGGAACTGAGGAAGTCGCTCTTGCGTTCGGCGTTGCACCTCGGCCTGACCATCTTCGAAAACCGGGCGAGGTTCTTCTCGATCGATACGCGCTTCAAGTTCCTCGCAGTCCACGCGGTGAAGAGTCAGGACAGGCCGGGGCGTTCACTCACCCTGACGCACGCGTCTGCGACCGACGGCGAAATTCGCGCAGCTCCGGCGATCCGCATCAGCCGCCCCGCGCTCGCCGTCGTCAGGCCCGACCTTTCCGTTCCTGAGCTCCGAAGCCGCGCCGAGTGGCGGATGTTCCGCCGGATGGCACGCAACGGCAGACCGTTCGGCGCGGACGACGCCATATGGAAACCGAAGATCGTACGGGAAGTAGACATGACGCGCGACCGCGCGCTCTTCGCCCGTACGCTGGCCGACGGCCGCTTTCCACTGGTGGAAGGACGCATGGTCCACCAGCACCGGTTCGGTGCGAAGGCGTACGTCTCCGGTACAGGTCGAAGGGCGATCTGGTCTCCCCTGCCGCCAGGCACCGGCACAGTCGCACCTCAGTTCTGGATCGACCCGGGAAAACTGCGGAAGGCAGTTCGACTGCGGTGTGAGCAACCTCGAGTTGGCTTCTGTGACGTTACAGGGCAGACAAACGAACGGTCGATCCTCGCCGCCCGAATTCCTGCGCGAGTCGTGTGCGGGAACAAGGTCCCGACGATCACGTTCGACAATCCCCGGCTTTCCGCTTCCGAGCGCAATGCGCTCGGCTACCTCTGGCTGGCGACTGCCAACAGCATAGCGTTGGACTGGTTCGCGCGGCGTGTGATCACGACGTCAGTCAACTACTTCCTCCTACTGGCGCTGCCATTCCCGGATTACGATCTCGACAGCCTCGCCGCTCAGCGGCTGGTCTCGCTGGCTCGTCAGCTCGAACGGGCAGACCAGCAGCTCGGGCAGCCGGATCCATGGGCCTTGGCCGAGCTGCGCGCCGAGATCGACGTGCACGTGCTCACGGCTTATCGGCTCGGAGTTCACCACCTGCGTCTGATGCTGGATGATTTCCCACTCCTAGACCGTGCGCAGCCACCACTCGAAGGCGAGTCGCGGTCCACCGTGACTCGCGATCTGGTGATGGCGAGGGCTGCGGAGCTCGCCGGCAGTGATCCCGGCGAGCACGGACGACGCGCCGCTCTGGCGAGGGCGCGCGGCGCAATCCCATACTTCCCCTCCGAGTTTGG
This region includes:
- a CDS encoding N-6 DNA methylase, with protein sequence MSAPRTVEESLLQPAERLLNRITSGAGAETNQARISILEAAASRLGSFNLSGYRSIAGAQRPLSTSASLAAADQLVTSLLRLPFHPSLALTALARPVLGTLDRRKTGAYYTDYRLAQYLASLVARREDLTVIDPASGTGILLVAVALRLCGSNSGARSTFVRRCVHAADLSEEALQGVALALASLTSDLGAVEEMLPRLKRTDSLLDGPAAWAREAPEGFGLVIGNPPWEKLKVTRHEFDAANGAAVHYGADRFSDADASPALAEEKERLVAYRDQVAAGLTMQGSGESDLYKAFLELSLQLAAPGGEVALLLPAGLIRSQGTGELRKSLLRSALHLGLTIFENRARFFSIDTRFKFLAVHAVKSQDRPGRSLTLTHASATDGEIRAAPAIRISRPALAVVRPDLSVPELRSRAEWRMFRRMARNGRPFGADDAIWKPKIVREVDMTRDRALFARTLADGRFPLVEGRMVHQHRFGAKAYVSGTGRRAIWSPLPPGTGTVAPQFWIDPGKLRKAVRLRCEQPRVGFCDVTGQTNERSILAARIPARVVCGNKVPTITFDNPRLSASERNALGYLWLATANSIALDWFARRVITTSVNYFLLLALPFPDYDLDSLAAQRLVSLARQLERADQQLGQPDPWALAELRAEIDVHVLTAYRLGVHHLRLMLDDFPLLDRAQPPLEGESRSTVTRDLVMARAAELAGSDPGEHGRRAALARARGAIPYFPSEFGVFDPIPDEEDEVNYG
- a CDS encoding DNA adenine methylase, which gives rise to MPGTSTARSKRTVSDWAAPRGRGASARDIGSSIRYLGSKARVAGEILRIVGPPPNPGSSFVDAFAGTGIVGREAAMQGWSVRLNDHLLCSSIMAAGVLVSSSEAAFDLFGGYAAAVRILNSSTPEQGFLWREYSPASAAFAPVTRTYFTEENAAFIDGARKLIARWSAAGLLTSAEERLLIADLLAAASRVANTAGTFGCFLREWMPNALQPAKLVTRDLLSHTGRVEVLNTDVHKVPMGPSDVAYFDPPYTKRQYAAYYHVLETIAHGDEPVVDGVTGLRPWRAKASDFCYRSRALTSIKRLVDGCSAQRILLSYSSEGHVDLDSLRVALAGLGDLKVHALGEIGRYAPNTEARRAGSTVSEYLLELNKPEGRLEQAA